From a single Nicotiana tabacum cultivar K326 chromosome 8, ASM71507v2, whole genome shotgun sequence genomic region:
- the LOC142163424 gene encoding uncharacterized protein LOC142163424 encodes MSKIPIMLKSNGNWDNYGRFRDFEVDAIVVDDNANYGILSSTIAEQLSIDTSDKIIEIKYIVNENCPPMEIRNDMGVRAYMETKKENKNLGSYLLCISVRDFNMELAINNESTSAEGQVYQDKQTVVAAMKNYSVMHKFQFRVKRSSHRSYWLICVAESCKWHFKATSINDSAMFKIRSFSRQHTCCLMDETFIQRKRTATVLGSMVVPKYCDPKTVYTPKDIQTDMLSEHGLNLSYMQAWRAKEKALQFLRGNPCDSYNKLPKYFYILEKNYPCSVVKLKKAGDDCFLYAFVALCTSINGWQHCRPVVVVDGTFLKSAYRGIMLTASTMDAAGTIFPLAYAVVDSENDASWKWFFEQFKEAYGERPSMCVVSDRHESILKATSVVYLGLAHYSCMWHIWTNIRSKFKKGHLQLHELYFATARSYIMDEFNERMLKIEEVDLRVKSYLYDIGYHRWSRVHATVNRTFTMTSNIAESLNAVTKDARELPIFDLFEYMRTLLERWTKEKLSKANGTFTYLGQKYNKELEDNSTLSQKLRVTDSTDHIHTVLDGVKRYIEQLQSQSHRELATVELHLL; translated from the exons ATGTCAAAAATCCCAATAATGCTGAAATCGAATGGTAATTGGGATAACTATGGCAGATTTAGAGATTTTGAAGTTGATGCCATTGTGGTAGATGATAATGCAAACTACGGAATTCTCAGTTCTACAATTGCAGAACAATTATCGATTGATACATCGgataaaattatagaaatcaaatacattgtgaACGAGAATTGTCCTCCAATGGAGATTAGGAATGATATGGGGGTTCGTGCTTACATGGAAACCAAAAAGGAGAATAAAAACTTAGGTTCGTATCTTTTATGTATAAGCGTAAgagatttcaatatggaattggCAATCAACAATGAAAGTACCAGTGCAG AAGGACAAGTTTATCAAGACAAGCAAACAGTAGTTGCTGCAATGAAGAATTATTCAGTGATGCACAAGTTCCAGTTCAGAGTAAAAAGATCTAGTCATAGAAG CTACTGGCTTATATGTGTTGCTGAAAGCTGTAAATGGCATTTCAAGGCAACGTCAATTAATGATTCGGCAATGTTCAAGATAAGAAGTTTCAGCCGTCAACACACATGCTGCCTAATGGACGAAACATTCATACAGCGCAAACGTACTGCAACAGTACTTGGTAGCATGGTCGTTCCAAAGTATTGTGATCCTAAGACTGTTTACACACCAAAGGACATACAAACTGACATGTTATCCGAACATGGACTGAACCTAAGCTACATGCAAGcatggagagcaaaggaaaaagCTTTACAGTTTTTGAGAGGGAATCCGTGTGACTCCTACAACaaattacccaaatatttttatattcttgagaagaattatccttgtTCTGTTGTTAAATTGAAGAAGGCAGGAGATGATTGCTTCTTATACGCATTTGTTGCTCTTTGTACATCAATAAATGGTTGGCAACATTGTAGGCCGGTAGTAGTGGTTGATGGAACATTCTTAAAGTCAGCCTACAGGGGGATTATGCTGACAGCAAGCACCATGGATGCAGCAG GTACTATTTTTCCCTTGGCATATGCTGTGGTTGATTCTGAAAACGACGCGTCTTGGAAgtggttctttgagcaattcaaggaGGCATATGGTGAAAGACCTTCAATGTGTGTTGTTTCAGATAGGCATGAGAGTATACTGAAGGCAACATCAGTTGTCTATCTGGGATTGGCACACTACTCTTGCATGTGGCATATATGGACAAATATAAGGTCAAAATTCAAGAAGGGACATCTACAATTACATGAATTGTACTTTGCTACAGCACGGTCATACATTAtggatgaatttaatgaaaggatgTTGAAGATTGAAGAGGTAGACCTGCGTGTAAAGTCTTACCTATATGATATTGGCTATCATAGATGGTCAAGAGTACATGCAACGGTGAATAGAACTTTTACTATGACGTCAAACATTGCCGAGTCGTTGAATGCTGTAACAAAAGATGCAAGAGAGCTTCCAATATTTGATCTATTTGAGTATATGAGGACTCTTCTTGAACGTTGGACAAAAGAAAAGTTATCGAAGGCAAATGGTACTTTCACATACCTTGGTCAGAAATACAACAAAGAATTGGAAGACAACAGTACATTATCTCAGAAACTAAGG GTGACGGATTCAACAGATCATATACATACTGTGTTAGATGGTGTGAAGCGGTACATT GAACAACTTCAGTCACAATCACACCGTGAATTGGCGACTGTGGAACTTCACCTTCTGTAG